ACAGATGTAATGAATTATAATGTCTGTGATTAACAAAGTTACCAATTTGTGAGTGGCAGGATGAATAGCCAAGCTTAGTTTGATAGTTTTGTTCTCAGCTGTGCGAATGGACTGCATTGTACTTTTAAATGTGGCACACTGAATGCGAGCAGGAGACACGGCTTTCATATTATGGAAGTCAGAATCTACTCTTCTGATAACAAGGAATTAGATTCGGAATTAACTAAAAGGTTCATTTAACAGGCTCTTACTAATCGGATCACAGAGATAATGTGATTTTATAGCTTATTATatccccctctcttttttttgtagCTGATATTCACTGATGGACCCCAAGGAATCATTAAGCCCCCCCAGTAGAGAAGAAATCCCCAGCAGTGTGCTTGGTCGAGAGAGGGGAAATGTGATGGACTTCTATAAAACCCTAAGGGGAGGAGCTACTGTGAAGGTTTCTGCATCTTCACCCGCACTGGCTGCTGCTTCTCAGGCAGACTCCAAGCAGCAAAGACTTTTGGTTGATTTTCCAAAAGGCTCCGGAAGCAATGCGCAGCAGCCAGATCTGTCCAAGGCAGTTTCACTCTCAATGGGACTGTAtatgggagagacagagacaaaagtaATGGGAAATGACCTGGGATTCCCACAGCAGGGCCAAATGAGCCTTTCCTCTGGGGAAACAGACTTTCGGCTTCTGGAAGAAAGCATCGCAAACCTCAATAGGTCGACCAGTGTTCCAGAGAACCCCAAGAATTCAGCAtcagctgctgcctctgctgccccCCCAGAGAAGGAGTTTCCAAAAACTCACTCTGATGTATCTTCAGAACAGCAAAATTTGAAGGGCCAGACTGGCACTAATGGGGGTAACGTGAAGTTGTATACCACAGACCAAAGCACCTTTGACATATGGAGGAAAAAACTCCAGGATTTGGAGTTTTCTTCTGGGTCCCCAGGTAAAGAGACAAGTGAGAGTCCTTGGAGCTCAGACCTCTTGATAGATGAAAACTGTTTGCTTTCTCCTTTGGCAGGAGAGGATGATCCATTCCTTCTGGAAGGAAACTCAAAAGAGGACTGTAAGCCTCTTGTTTTACCGGACACTAAACCTAAAATTAAGGATAATGGAGATCTGATCTTATCAAGCCCTAACAGTGTGCCACTGCCccaagtgaaaacagaaaaagaagatttTATTGAACTCTGCACCCCTGGAGTAATTAAGCAGGAGAAACTGGGCCCAGTTTATTGTCAGGCCAGCTTTTCTGGAGCAAATATAATTGGTAATAAAATGTCTGCCATTTCTGTTCATGGTGTGAGTACCTCTGGGGGACAGATGTACCACTATGACATGAATACAGCATCCCTTTCTCAACAGCAGGATCAGAAACCTATTTTTAATGTCATTCCACCAATTCCTGTTGGTTCAGAAAATTGGAATAGATGCCAAGGATCTGGAGATGATAACTTGACTTCCTTAGGGACTTTGAACTTCTCCGGTCGATCGGTTTTTTCTAACGGCTATTCAAGGTAAGATTaatgctttctgtttcttgagaATGGTACATTTAAGATCAATTGATAGattcaaatattcatttatttgaatgtGTCCGACAGCAATTCAAGTGCTTTTTCATGTGAATAAGTTTAAGCGGGCTCTTGAAAGTAGGCATGGTAGAAAACCTAAGTGATTGGTCTGTACAAAACCcttcccagtattttttttttccccctgaaataaTGGTATTTAGTATCCCATTGGCCAgtaattgaaatttttatgtaaaaatttaaaagaatactgCTCATTTACAGGTGTCTTtggtaaaaaatatgtaaattcaaGGGGGTATAatgtttagaaatatatatttattgtacatttttttaagcTGTTTTAGAATATGCTCTTACACTACGATGAAAAACACCCGTAATACTTCACGTAATCAAACGTTGTGCTGTATTTGTACATTTGTGAAGTGTTAGCCTGAGGAGATTAAAGGGTTAAAAATTAGAAGTACTAACAATGAACCCTTTTCTTCAAACTGAACCTTGAAGAATCTGAGTTCTGAGATTGCTAAAGCAATGCAGTCAGTGCGCAGTGTACCTGACCGAGAGTATTAGACGTGGGACTTGCCCACAGAGTTCCTGACCTAAAGCAGATAAGTTGTGTCTGCTGATTGGTCTCTTTAAGAAAGGAATTGGTGGCAACAGGGTGCTTGATTTTACTTTCAAATGTTCTTACAAGTTCTCAAGTAGATAGCTGATGGCCAACATTGTTGAGCTTCAGTCTCAGCTATGTTTgatttgtttctctgtctccttttttctccattatttatAAGTATATTGACATTTCCATTTGACCTCAAAAAGGTCTGTTAAAATGTAATTACCAGGAGAAAGTTCTAAATGTAGGTGTATCTCCCTAGGGGTTAAGTTCTCTATCCtgtacccccacccccagttcagATAAATGTATATCACATTTTAGGtgtgaaggaaaatataaaaatgtaattgtaGAGACACAAGATTGATTAATCAGTGGGTTTTTTtaagggaggaggaagggcatAGTAGACACAGTGATTTCTTTGTATGTAAGTACTGTAAGTTCTTAAATATTCGTGATAGTCACTGTTCACATTAACTAGTCattgaagattttatttaaaactcactttaaaaatgctttttctggTAAAGGTATATTCTAATACTGAggtgtctcttttctttcctctttaagtAGGAAGCTTTGCTTGTTGGGGAAGAAATTTAGACTTAGATTTAGGCTATGTTCTGTTCCTTTAAAAGGCTTAGATGTttcttatcaaaagaaaaaaaaatccttgtgtgTCTTAACATAAACTACCTACTaatctattattaaaataataatattttacttagaaGAACACTTCAACTTTTTATTGCTATCATTCTGAAATGaaggtttaaaatgttttcagtaaGGAGATTTGAGATGTTATCGCATAAGCTGTTGTGTTTAAATGTTAAAAGACAtgctgtgttttaaatttttcaatcTCAAATTTTTGGCAGTGGAATTGATGATTGAATGTGCTTGTTTGTCTTGAAAGCGTAAGTACAGTTGGTTTGACTAAGTTTTCTGTAGGAAACTTACATTGATTTATAAAACATGTAATTgtacaaagaaaaatcatatatcttAGGAAAAGCTTGGTGATTATTAATGCTTTTTGTTCTGATAATCAGCATGGTAATGTTACCATTT
This genomic interval from Phocoena sinus isolate mPhoSin1 chromosome 3, mPhoSin1.pri, whole genome shotgun sequence contains the following:
- the NR3C1 gene encoding glucocorticoid receptor isoform X2 translates to MDPKESLSPPSREEIPSSVLGRERGNVMDFYKTLRGGATVKVSASSPALAAASQADSKQQRLLVDFPKGSGSNAQQPDLSKAVSLSMGLYMGETETKVMGNDLGFPQQGQMSLSSGETDFRLLEESIANLNRSTSVPENPKNSASAAASAAPPEKEFPKTHSDVSSEQQNLKGQTGTNGGNVKLYTTDQSTFDIWRKKLQDLEFSSGSPGKETSESPWSSDLLIDENCLLSPLAGEDDPFLLEGNSKEDCKPLVLPDTKPKIKDNGDLILSSPNSVPLPQVKTEKEDFIELCTPGVIKQEKLGPVYCQASFSGANIIGNKMSAISVHGVSTSGGQMYHYDMNTASLSQQQDQKPIFNVIPPIPVGSENWNRCQGSGDDNLTSLGTLNFSGRSVFSNGYSSPGMRPDVSSPPSSSSAATGPPPKLCLVCSDEASGCHYGVLTCGSCKVFFKRAVEGQHNYLCAGRNDCIIDKIRRKNCPACRYRKCLQAGMNLEARKTKKKIKGIQQATTGVSQETSENSANKTIVPATLPQLTPTLVSLLEVIEPEVVYAGYDSSIPDTTWRIMTTLNMLGGRQVIAAVKWAKAIPGFRNLHLDDQMTLLQYSWMFLMSFALGWRSYRQSSSNLLCFAPDLIINEQRMALPCMYDQCKHMLYVSSELNRLQVSYEEYLCMKTLLLLSSVPKEGLKSQELFDEIRMTYIKELGKAIVKREGNSSQNWQRFYQLTKLLDSMHDVVENLLNYCFQTFLDKTMSIEFPEMLAEIITNQIPKYSSGNIKKLLFHQK
- the NR3C1 gene encoding glucocorticoid receptor isoform X1, which encodes MDPKESLSPPSREEIPSSVLGRERGNVMDFYKTLRGGATVKVSASSPALAAASQADSKQQRLLVDFPKGSGSNAQQPDLSKAVSLSMGLYMGETETKVMGNDLGFPQQGQMSLSSGETDFRLLEESIANLNRSTSVPENPKNSASAAASAAPPEKEFPKTHSDVSSEQQNLKGQTGTNGGNVKLYTTDQSTFDIWRKKLQDLEFSSGSPGKETSESPWSSDLLIDENCLLSPLAGEDDPFLLEGNSKEDCKPLVLPDTKPKIKDNGDLILSSPNSVPLPQVKTEKEDFIELCTPGVIKQEKLGPVYCQASFSGANIIGNKMSAISVHGVSTSGGQMYHYDMNTASLSQQQDQKPIFNVIPPIPVGSENWNRCQGSGDDNLTSLGTLNFSGRSVFSNGYSSPGMRPDVSSPPSSSSAATGPPPKLCLVCSDEASGCHYGVLTCGSCKVFFKRAVEGRQHNYLCAGRNDCIIDKIRRKNCPACRYRKCLQAGMNLEARKTKKKIKGIQQATTGVSQETSENSANKTIVPATLPQLTPTLVSLLEVIEPEVVYAGYDSSIPDTTWRIMTTLNMLGGRQVIAAVKWAKAIPGFRNLHLDDQMTLLQYSWMFLMSFALGWRSYRQSSSNLLCFAPDLIINEQRMALPCMYDQCKHMLYVSSELNRLQVSYEEYLCMKTLLLLSSVPKEGLKSQELFDEIRMTYIKELGKAIVKREGNSSQNWQRFYQLTKLLDSMHDVVENLLNYCFQTFLDKTMSIEFPEMLAEIITNQIPKYSSGNIKKLLFHQK